A stretch of Dermochelys coriacea isolate rDerCor1 chromosome 6, rDerCor1.pri.v4, whole genome shotgun sequence DNA encodes these proteins:
- the LOC119857510 gene encoding perforin-1-like isoform X1, giving the protein MPRFGAFIPLLLFIFPGASSHCHTGTVNECKKHTAFVPGHSLAGMGIDVTTMARKGAYLVDSSLWQHQDGTCTLCRNRLQEGQWQRLPLAVEDWRVHVSCPRKLNSSVQHSAMGMMESMGSPVKNDWKVGLDVPVKPKINVQVVLAGSHSNLANFVVDHMRKDKYSFASHEVSCGYYRFQVSERPPLTSHFTLALENLPEQYNSKSKLEYQQLIGNYGTHYISQLQLGGRARDVTAVRVCEAAMSSLTDDEIKDCLSMEVGVSIGIGSVKGGYSKCEEEKKKGKVKGSFHETYRERHMEVEGGESTTDVLFSGSDATVFSAWIESLKANPGLVSYSLHPIHILLEQDDPKREALRQAVSEYILERALWRNCTRSCPPGTQRSTHDPCSCVCPGDTVTNTMCCSRERGLGKLIVTVKKASGLWGDYFTATDAFVKVFLERREIRTGTIWNNNNPIWNVHLDFGTVHITSTSKIRIEVWDEDNKWDDDLLGSCDIPLESGGPHQKDCYLNHGRIWFQYSLRCGPHLGGRTCFDYVSQPPQQSTAKGKEMEAFWSIALPVPQSIS; this is encoded by the exons atgcccaGATTTGGTGCCTtcatccccctcctcctcttcatcttcccTGGGGCCTCCTCCCATTGTCACACAGGCACGGTCAATGAATGCAAGAAGCACACAGCCTTTGTGCCCGGGCACAGCTTGGCAGGAATGGGCATCGATGTGACCACGATGGCCAGAAAGGGGGCCTATCTGGTAGACAGCAGCCTCTGGCAACACCAGGATGGTACCTGCACCCTGTGCCGGAACCGACTTCAAGAAGGGCAGTGGCAGAGGCTGCCACTGGCTGTGGAGGACTGGAGGGTCCACGTCTCGTGCCCCCGGAAGCTGAACAGCTCGGTGCAGCATTCGGCGATGGGCATGATGGAGTCCATGGGGTCCCCGGTGAAGAACGACTGGAAGGTGGGGCTGGACGTGCCTGTGAAGCCCAAGATTAATGTCCAGGTGGTGCTGGCCGGATCACACTCCAACCTGGCCAATTTCGTGGTAGATCATATGCGGAAGGACAAATACAGCTTCGCAAGCCATGAGGTCTCCTGCGGCTATTACAG GTTCCAGGTCAGCGAGAGGCCCCCGCTCACCAGCCATTTCACTCTGGCGCTAGAGAACCTCCCCGAGCAGTACAACAGCAAATCCAAGCTGGAGTACCAGCAGCTAATCGGCAACTATGGCACCCACTACATATCCCAGCTGCAGCTAGGGGGCCGGGCACGAGACGTGACGGCCGTGCGGGTCTGCGAAGCGGCAATGAGCAGCTTGACTGACGACGAGATCAAGGACTGCTTGAGCATGGAGGTGGGTGTGAGTATCGGAATAGGCTCGGTCAAGGGTGGGTACAGCAAGtgcgaggaggagaagaagaaggggaaggtcAAGGGGAGCTTCCATGAGACGTATCGGGAGCGCCACatggaggtggagggaggagagagcacGACTGACGTGCTCTTCTCCGGGAGTGATGCCACGGTCTTCTCAGCCTGGATAGAGAGCCTCAAAGCCAACCCTGGCCTGGTGTCCTATTCACTGCACCCCATCCACATCCTGCTGGAGCAGGACGACCCCAAGCGAGAGGCACTGAGGCAGGCAGTGAGTGAGTACATCCTTGAGAGGGCCCTGTGGAGGAATTGCACCCGAAGCTGCCCCCCAGGGACTCAACGCAGCACCCATGACCCCTGCTCCTGCGTCTGCCCTGGAGATACCGTGACCAACACCATGTGCTGCTCACGGGAGCGCGGCCTGGGGAAGCTGATAGTGACAGTGAAGAAGGCCAGTGGCCTGTGGGGGGACTACTTTACTGCTACGGATGCCTTTGTCAAGGTCTTCTTGGAGAGAAGGGAGATACGGACCGGCACCATCTGGAATAACAATAATCCCATTTGGAATGTCCACTTGGACTTCGGTACTGTCCACATCACCAGCACCAGCAAGATCCGCATAGAGGTCTGGGACGAGGACAACAAGTGGGACGATGACCTGCTGGGAAGCTGCGACATCCCGCTGGAGTCTGGGGGGCCCCACCAGAAGGACTGCTACCTGAACCATGGCCGCATCTGGTTCCAGTACAGCCTGCGCTGTGGGCCCCACCTCGGGGGCCGGACCTGCTTCGACTATGTCTCCCAGCCACCCCAGCAGAGCACAGCCAAGGGGAAGGAGATGGAGGCCTTCTGGTCAATAGCACTCCCTGTCCCCCAGAGCATTTCCTAG
- the LOC119857510 gene encoding perforin-1-like isoform X2 has product MPRFGAFIPLLLFIFPGASSHCHTGTVNECKKHTAFVPGHSLAGMGIDVTTMARKGAYLVDSSLWQHQDGTCTLCRNRLQEGQWQRLPLAVEDWRVHVSCPRKLNSSVQHSAMGMMESMGSPVKNDWKVGLDVPVKPKINVQVVLAGSHSNLANFVVDHMRKDKYSFASHEVSCGYYRFQVSERPPLTSHFTLALENLPEQYNSKSKLEYQQLIGNYGTHYISQLQLGGRARDVTAVRVCEAAMSSLTDDEIKDCLSMEVGVSIGIGSVKGGYSKCEEEKKKGKVKGSFHETYRERHMEVEGGESTTDVLFSGSDATVFSAWIESLKANPGLVSYSLHPIHILLEQDDPKREALRQAVSEYILERALWRNCTRSCPPGTQRSTHDPCSCVCPGDTVTNTMCCSRERGLGKLIVTVKKASGLWGDYFTATDAFVKVFLERREIRTGTIWNNNNPIWNVHLDFGTVHITSTSKIRIEVWDEDNKWDDDLLGSCDIPLESGGPHQKDCYLNHGRIWFQYSLRCGPHLGGRTCFDYVSQPPQQSTAKGKEVEAFWSIALPVPQIIS; this is encoded by the exons atgcccaGATTTGGTGCCTtcatccccctcctcctcttcatcttcccTGGGGCCTCCTCCCATTGTCACACAGGCACGGTCAATGAATGCAAGAAGCACACAGCCTTTGTGCCCGGGCACAGCTTGGCAGGAATGGGCATCGATGTGACCACGATGGCCAGAAAGGGGGCCTATCTGGTAGACAGCAGCCTCTGGCAACACCAGGATGGTACCTGCACCCTGTGCCGGAACCGACTTCAAGAAGGGCAGTGGCAGAGGCTGCCACTGGCTGTGGAGGACTGGAGGGTCCACGTCTCGTGCCCCCGGAAGCTGAACAGCTCGGTGCAGCATTCGGCGATGGGCATGATGGAGTCCATGGGGTCCCCGGTGAAGAACGACTGGAAGGTGGGGCTGGACGTGCCTGTGAAGCCCAAGATTAATGTCCAGGTGGTGCTGGCCGGATCACACTCCAACCTGGCCAATTTCGTGGTAGATCATATGCGGAAGGACAAATACAGCTTCGCAAGCCATGAGGTCTCCTGCGGCTATTACAG GTTCCAGGTCAGCGAGAGGCCCCCGCTCACCAGCCATTTCACTCTGGCGCTAGAGAACCTCCCCGAGCAGTACAACAGCAAATCCAAGCTGGAGTACCAGCAGCTAATCGGCAACTATGGCACCCACTACATATCCCAGCTGCAGCTAGGGGGCCGGGCACGAGACGTGACGGCCGTGCGGGTCTGCGAAGCGGCAATGAGCAGCTTGACTGACGACGAGATCAAGGACTGCTTGAGCATGGAGGTGGGTGTGAGTATCGGAATAGGCTCGGTCAAGGGTGGGTACAGCAAGtgcgaggaggagaagaagaaggggaaggtcAAGGGGAGCTTCCATGAGACGTATCGGGAGCGCCACatggaggtggagggaggagagagcacGACTGACGTGCTCTTCTCCGGGAGTGATGCCACGGTCTTCTCAGCCTGGATAGAGAGCCTCAAAGCCAACCCTGGCCTGGTGTCCTATTCACTGCACCCCATCCACATCCTGCTGGAGCAGGACGACCCCAAGCGAGAGGCACTGAGGCAGGCAGTGAGTGAGTACATCCTTGAGAGGGCCCTGTGGAGGAATTGCACCCGAAGCTGCCCCCCAGGGACTCAACGCAGCACCCATGACCCCTGCTCCTGCGTCTGCCCTGGAGATACCGTGACCAACACCATGTGCTGCTCACGGGAGCGCGGCCTGGGGAAGCTGATAGTGACAGTGAAGAAGGCCAGTGGCCTGTGGGGGGACTACTTTACTGCTACGGATGCCTTTGTCAAGGTCTTCTTGGAGAGAAGGGAGATACGGACCGGCACCATCTGGAATAACAATAATCCCATTTGGAATGTCCACTTGGACTTCGGTACTGTCCACATCACCAGCACCAGCAAGATCCGCATAGAGGTCTGGGACGAGGACAACAAGTGGGACGATGACCTGCTGGGAAGCTGCGACATCCCGCTGGAGTCTGGGGGGCCCCACCAGAAGGACTGCTACCTGAACCATGGCCGCATCTGGTTCCAGTACAGCCTGCGCTGTGGGCCCCACCTCGGGGGCCGGACCTGCTTCGACTATGTCTCCCAGCCACCCCAGCAGAGCACAGCCAAGGGGAAGGAG GTGGAGGCCTTCTGGTCAATAgctctccctgtcccccagaTCATTTCCTAG